A window of Haliscomenobacter hydrossis DSM 1100 contains these coding sequences:
- a CDS encoding RagB/SusD family nutrient uptake outer membrane protein, whose product MKNTFKFFFIVLIMGLFNACDVDRLPETQLSDPAFWKTEADLQTAANYLYTFFPGLPNTDDNWSDETYARAPNGISDGSRIATATDGGYNTPYRLIRAANNIITKGPQASATGVSAATIDRYVGEAQFFRAWAYFSLLQRYGEVPLILTTLREDSPELEAPAANRDAILNAIYQDLDFAAAKLPTPKTLGATGYGRISNTAALAFKARVALFEGTRAKFHAYGEPNKHLALAVAASKAVIDSKEHSLFGNYYNLFQLAGEGPSNKENILVRKYGVSLADNVSTHNAARNLENGSASPTKSLVDEYLMTDGLPTTKSPLYQAPVASIDVFKNRDERLSATIMKRGDAYIGSAPVFGIAPLVFNFTGFCSRKYFNIDDWTNQRSYIDGILIRYAEVLLIYAEAKFELEGSISDADLDLSVNLLRTRGKIAKLSNAFVTANGLDMRTELRRERRVELAVEGFRYWDLNRWKTAEIELVKPILGNYFFKTEFGTATTVKLTPDNFILVQDANFRKFNPTKDYLWPLPINEIGLNPSLKQNPGW is encoded by the coding sequence ATGAAAAATACCTTTAAATTTTTCTTCATCGTGCTGATTATGGGGCTCTTTAATGCCTGCGATGTAGATCGTTTGCCTGAAACCCAGCTCAGTGACCCGGCTTTTTGGAAAACTGAAGCCGACCTACAAACTGCCGCCAACTACCTCTATACCTTTTTTCCGGGGCTGCCCAATACCGACGACAACTGGTCGGATGAAACCTATGCCCGTGCTCCAAATGGCATCAGCGATGGGTCGCGGATTGCCACGGCTACCGATGGCGGTTACAATACGCCCTATCGTTTGATTCGGGCCGCCAACAACATCATTACCAAAGGGCCGCAGGCCTCAGCAACGGGCGTTTCTGCTGCTACGATCGACCGTTACGTGGGTGAAGCACAATTTTTCAGGGCCTGGGCCTATTTTTCCTTGTTGCAACGTTACGGCGAAGTTCCGCTGATTTTGACGACACTTAGGGAGGATTCACCAGAATTGGAAGCCCCTGCCGCCAACCGGGATGCCATTTTGAATGCCATCTACCAGGATCTTGATTTTGCGGCAGCTAAATTGCCTACGCCCAAAACATTGGGTGCTACCGGGTACGGCCGCATTTCCAACACTGCCGCTTTGGCTTTCAAAGCCAGGGTAGCTTTATTTGAAGGTACACGCGCCAAATTTCATGCTTATGGCGAACCCAATAAGCACTTGGCCTTGGCCGTAGCTGCTTCCAAAGCAGTCATCGATAGCAAAGAGCACAGCCTTTTTGGCAACTATTACAACCTGTTCCAATTAGCCGGCGAAGGGCCTTCGAACAAGGAGAATATCCTGGTGCGCAAATACGGCGTGAGCCTTGCCGACAATGTATCGACCCACAATGCTGCGCGTAACCTCGAAAACGGTTCGGCTAGCCCCACCAAAAGTCTGGTAGATGAATACCTGATGACCGACGGTTTGCCGACTACCAAGTCTCCTTTATACCAGGCACCCGTGGCCTCCATTGATGTGTTTAAAAACCGCGACGAGCGGCTATCCGCTACCATTATGAAAAGAGGAGATGCTTATATCGGCTCGGCTCCGGTGTTTGGTATCGCGCCATTGGTGTTCAATTTTACAGGATTTTGCTCGCGCAAATATTTCAACATCGACGACTGGACCAACCAGCGCTCGTACATCGACGGCATTTTGATCCGTTATGCAGAAGTGTTGCTCATTTACGCCGAGGCCAAATTTGAATTGGAGGGTAGCATCAGCGATGCCGATTTGGACTTGAGTGTAAACCTCTTGCGCACCCGGGGCAAAATTGCCAAGCTGAGCAATGCCTTTGTCACGGCTAATGGCCTGGATATGCGCACCGAACTTCGCCGCGAGCGCCGGGTAGAACTGGCCGTAGAAGGCTTCCGCTATTGGGACCTCAACCGTTGGAAAACGGCGGAAATCGAGCTGGTGAAGCCGATTCTGGGGAATTATTTCTTCAAAACCGAGTTTGGTACGGCCACTACCGTGAAGCTCACCCCGGATAACTTTATTTTGGTACAGGATGCCAACTTCCGCAAGTTTAATCCGACCAAAGATTACCTCTGGCCCTTGCCAATCAACGAAATTGGATTGAATCCTTCCTTGAAGCAAAATCCGGGTTGGTAA